A window of Streptomyces armeniacus contains these coding sequences:
- a CDS encoding RNA polymerase-binding protein RbpA — MSERALRGTRLVVTSYETDRGIDLAPRQAVEYACQNGHRFEMPFSVEAEIPPEWECKVCGAQALLVDGEGPEEKKGKPARTHWDMLMERRTREELEEVLAERLAVLRSGTMNIAVHPRDSKRKSA; from the coding sequence ATGAGTGAGCGAGCTCTTCGCGGCACGCGACTCGTGGTGACCAGCTACGAGACCGACCGCGGTATCGACCTGGCACCACGCCAGGCCGTGGAGTACGCATGCCAGAACGGCCATCGATTTGAGATGCCGTTCTCGGTTGAGGCCGAAATTCCGCCGGAGTGGGAGTGCAAGGTGTGCGGCGCACAGGCCCTCCTGGTGGACGGCGAGGGTCCTGAAGAGAAGAAGGGCAAGCCCGCGCGTACGCATTGGGACATGCTCATGGAGCGGCGCACCCGCGAGGAGCTGGAGGAGGTGCTGGCCGAACGGCTGGCTGTCCTCCGTTCCGGCACCATGAACATCGCCGTGCATCCGCGAGACAGCAAACGCAAGTCAGCCTAG
- a CDS encoding amidohydrolase: MNDSAPEPAPETAAGHRPRTVLLRGGEVYSPADPFATAMVVEGDRVAWVGSEGAADSFADGVDETVRLDGALVTPAFTDAHVHTTATGLARTGLDLGGARGPADALARIRAHAAARPDDRVLLGTGWDDSAWTERRPLSRAELDEATGRRPLYLTRVDVHSALVSTALLDLVPGITGLPGYAPDAPLTGDAHHAARAAAHASLTARQRTEAQRAALRHAASAGIGSVHECAGPEISGEDDFEGLLRLAAEEPLPRVTGYWAEAVTSAKDAARVRELGAVGAAGDLFADGSLGSHTAHLQQPYADAPHTGSALLDAGAVAAHVTACTEAGLQAGFHAIGDAALTAVTEGVRAAAERAGLARVRAARHRIEHAEMLDDRAVAAFAELALTASVQPGFDAAWGGDDGMYAERLGRERARTLNPYAALLRAGVPLALGSDSPVTPLGPWEAVRAAAFHRTPEHRISVRAAFTAHTRGGWRAVGRDDAGVLVPGAPADYAVWRTGELVVQAPDSRVANWSTDPRSGTPGLPDLTPGGQLPVCLRTVVSGRTVHARPIE, from the coding sequence GTGAACGACTCCGCACCCGAACCGGCACCCGAAACGGCCGCCGGCCACCGCCCCCGTACCGTCCTGCTGCGCGGGGGAGAGGTGTACAGCCCCGCCGACCCCTTCGCCACGGCCATGGTCGTCGAGGGCGACCGGGTCGCCTGGGTCGGCTCCGAAGGCGCCGCCGACTCCTTCGCGGACGGCGTCGACGAGACCGTACGGCTCGACGGCGCGCTGGTCACCCCGGCGTTCACGGACGCGCACGTGCACACGACGGCGACTGGTCTGGCCCGTACGGGACTCGACCTCGGCGGCGCCCGCGGCCCGGCCGACGCCCTGGCCCGTATCCGCGCGCACGCCGCGGCACGGCCCGACGACCGCGTGCTGCTCGGCACCGGCTGGGACGACTCCGCCTGGACCGAACGGCGCCCCCTCTCCCGCGCCGAACTGGACGAGGCCACCGGCCGCCGGCCGCTCTACCTCACCCGCGTCGACGTGCACTCCGCGCTCGTCAGCACCGCCTTGCTGGACCTCGTACCGGGCATCACCGGCCTGCCCGGGTACGCCCCGGACGCGCCGCTGACCGGCGATGCCCACCACGCCGCCCGCGCCGCCGCCCACGCCTCCCTCACCGCGCGCCAGCGCACCGAGGCCCAGCGGGCGGCGTTGCGGCACGCCGCGTCGGCCGGCATCGGCTCCGTACACGAGTGCGCGGGCCCCGAGATCTCCGGCGAGGACGACTTCGAAGGACTGCTGCGGCTCGCCGCCGAGGAGCCGCTGCCGCGCGTCACCGGCTACTGGGCCGAAGCCGTCACATCCGCGAAGGACGCCGCGCGCGTCCGCGAACTCGGCGCCGTCGGCGCCGCAGGCGACCTCTTCGCCGACGGCTCCCTCGGCTCGCACACCGCGCACCTGCAGCAGCCGTACGCCGACGCCCCGCACACCGGCAGCGCACTGCTCGACGCCGGCGCCGTCGCCGCCCACGTCACCGCCTGCACCGAGGCCGGACTCCAGGCCGGCTTCCACGCCATCGGCGACGCCGCGCTCACCGCCGTGACCGAAGGCGTACGCGCCGCCGCCGAACGCGCCGGCCTCGCCCGCGTACGCGCCGCACGGCACCGCATCGAGCACGCCGAGATGCTCGACGACCGCGCCGTCGCCGCGTTCGCCGAACTCGCCCTCACCGCCTCCGTACAGCCCGGCTTCGACGCCGCCTGGGGCGGCGACGACGGCATGTACGCCGAACGCCTCGGCCGCGAACGCGCCCGCACCCTCAACCCGTACGCCGCGCTGCTCCGCGCCGGCGTGCCGCTCGCCCTCGGCTCGGACAGCCCGGTGACACCGCTGGGCCCCTGGGAGGCCGTACGCGCCGCCGCGTTCCACCGCACGCCCGAGCACCGGATCTCCGTGCGCGCCGCGTTCACCGCGCACACGCGCGGCGGCTGGCGCGCCGTCGGACGCGACGACGCGGGCGTCCTCGTACCCGGCGCTCCCGCCGACTACGCGGTCTGGCGTACGGGCGAACTCGTCGTGCAGGCACCGGACTCGAGAGTCGCGAACTGGTCCACCGACCCGCGCTCCGGCACCCCGGGGCTGCCCGACCTGACGCCCGGCGGTCAACTCCCCGTCTGCCTGCGGACGGTGGTGTCCGGGCGTACGGTCCACGCGCGGCCGATCGAGTGA
- the lnt gene encoding apolipoprotein N-acyltransferase, whose amino-acid sequence MPSGPDTTDATTPGRPARADRTGVPAAADTAPEPGEASVSAAGPGAGDAAAPSGGERVRRSPEGAAAGAAGGGTEPPAGGRARPSGGAARPSRTRRLGALLRREAARTALAAVAGIALGLAFPPLGAWPLSLAAVAALSLLTRGRTARQGAWTGFAFGLPFFCFLLKWLHVVGWDATFGLSVIQALFVCVLGAGLAVTSRLPAWPLWAACLWVAEEWARDRVPFGGFPWGRLAFANAGSPFTPLAALGGAPLVTFAVALAGALLGAAALAAWRLRHTPRTSRTAAGLARTGGLPVLGSLALAAAVTVSGYAVPVHTKAADTADIAVVQGNVQQAGMDFLGRPMMILDNHVEATLKLAERIKSGETKRPDLVIWPENASDLDPYQHAQARARIDEAARAVGVPILVGALVDHPTKEGYVENQGIVWDPRKGPGASYTKQHPVPFGEYVPFRDQLSKVISRLQRVPRDFYPGDHTGVLQVGPARLGDVICFEVAYDEIVRDTVNDGARALVIQTNNATYGRTGQPEQQLVMSKLRAVEHGRAVVTAATSGISAVVAPDGTVVQRTDEFTQDVLTARLPLRDGTTLADRVGAGPEWTLALAGVLAWAAAWVLGRRARGAGGAEGREDVQAEGQQQ is encoded by the coding sequence GTGCCATCGGGCCCCGACACCACCGACGCCACCACCCCCGGGCGGCCCGCCCGGGCGGACCGTACGGGCGTGCCCGCCGCCGCGGACACCGCGCCCGAGCCCGGCGAGGCGTCCGTCTCCGCGGCCGGTCCCGGCGCCGGAGACGCGGCGGCACCGTCCGGCGGAGAGCGCGTACGGCGCTCGCCGGAGGGCGCGGCCGCCGGCGCCGCGGGCGGCGGCACGGAGCCGCCCGCCGGCGGCCGGGCCCGCCCCTCCGGCGGGGCCGCGCGCCCGTCCCGCACCCGGCGCCTGGGCGCGCTCCTGCGCCGCGAGGCGGCCCGTACGGCGCTCGCCGCCGTCGCCGGCATCGCGCTCGGCCTCGCCTTCCCGCCGCTGGGCGCCTGGCCTCTGTCGCTCGCTGCCGTTGCCGCGCTGAGCCTGCTCACCCGCGGGCGTACGGCCCGGCAGGGCGCCTGGACCGGATTCGCGTTCGGACTGCCCTTCTTCTGCTTCCTGTTGAAGTGGCTGCACGTCGTCGGCTGGGACGCGACCTTCGGACTCTCCGTCATCCAGGCCCTGTTCGTCTGCGTGCTCGGAGCCGGCCTCGCCGTCACCTCACGCCTGCCCGCGTGGCCGCTGTGGGCCGCCTGCCTGTGGGTGGCCGAGGAATGGGCCCGCGACCGGGTGCCGTTCGGCGGATTCCCGTGGGGGCGGCTGGCGTTCGCGAACGCCGGCTCCCCGTTCACACCGCTCGCGGCGCTCGGCGGCGCGCCCCTCGTCACCTTCGCCGTCGCGCTGGCCGGCGCCCTGCTCGGCGCCGCCGCCCTCGCCGCCTGGCGGCTGCGGCACACGCCGCGCACGTCGCGTACGGCGGCCGGCCTGGCCCGTACGGGCGGGCTGCCCGTCCTGGGCAGCCTCGCGCTCGCCGCCGCCGTCACGGTCAGCGGATACGCGGTGCCCGTGCACACCAAGGCCGCCGACACCGCCGACATCGCCGTCGTCCAGGGCAACGTGCAGCAGGCCGGCATGGACTTCCTCGGCCGCCCCATGATGATCCTCGACAACCACGTCGAGGCCACCCTCAAGCTCGCGGAGCGCATCAAGTCCGGCGAGACGAAGCGCCCCGACCTCGTCATCTGGCCCGAGAACGCGTCCGACCTGGACCCGTACCAGCACGCGCAGGCCCGCGCCCGCATCGACGAGGCGGCCCGTGCCGTCGGCGTCCCGATCCTGGTGGGCGCCCTGGTCGACCACCCCACCAAGGAGGGCTACGTCGAGAACCAGGGCATCGTCTGGGACCCGCGGAAGGGCCCAGGCGCCTCGTACACCAAGCAGCACCCCGTGCCGTTCGGCGAGTACGTGCCCTTCCGGGACCAGCTCAGCAAGGTCATCTCGCGGCTGCAGCGCGTCCCCCGCGACTTCTACCCCGGCGACCACACCGGCGTCCTGCAGGTCGGGCCCGCCCGCCTCGGCGACGTCATCTGCTTCGAGGTGGCGTACGACGAGATCGTCCGCGACACCGTCAACGACGGTGCCCGCGCCCTCGTCATCCAGACCAACAACGCCACGTACGGCCGCACCGGACAGCCCGAGCAGCAGCTGGTGATGTCCAAGCTGCGGGCCGTCGAGCACGGCCGCGCCGTCGTCACCGCGGCCACCAGCGGCATCAGCGCCGTGGTCGCCCCGGACGGCACGGTGGTGCAGCGCACCGACGAATTCACCCAGGATGTGCTCACAGCTAGGCTGCCCCTGCGCGACGGCACCACGCTCGCCGACCGCGTCGGTGCCGGGCCGGAGTGGACACTCGCCCTCGCGGGCGTCCTGGCCTGGGCCGCGGCCTGGGTACTCGGTCGCCGGGCACGCGGGGCAGGCGGAGCAGAGGGCCGGGAAGACGTCCAGGCAGAGGGGCAGCAGCAGTGA
- the fxsA gene encoding FxsA family membrane protein, whose protein sequence is MTNGTPFPYEPRPEGDQQARTGDGARRPARRSRARSLAALGVAAWVVLEIWLLTLVAGAAGGLTVLALLVAGFVLGSYVIKRAGRRAWRQLQETMQAAQPGATAPPPAPEGRTGGNALAMLGGLLLMVPGLVSDAAGLLCLFPPTAALLRRGTERALSRGEIGEALRQARSAEEQVRMHRPDGKVVQGEVIRDDDAGGAPPRD, encoded by the coding sequence ATGACCAACGGCACTCCGTTCCCGTACGAGCCCCGGCCCGAGGGCGACCAGCAGGCCCGCACCGGGGACGGCGCACGCCGTCCCGCCCGCCGCTCCCGCGCCCGTAGCCTCGCCGCGCTCGGCGTCGCCGCGTGGGTCGTGCTGGAGATCTGGCTGCTCACGCTGGTGGCCGGCGCCGCCGGCGGGCTCACCGTGCTGGCGCTGCTGGTCGCGGGCTTCGTCCTCGGTTCCTACGTCATCAAGCGCGCCGGACGCCGCGCCTGGCGGCAGCTCCAGGAGACGATGCAGGCCGCGCAGCCCGGGGCCACCGCGCCGCCGCCCGCCCCGGAGGGGCGCACCGGCGGCAACGCGCTCGCGATGCTCGGCGGCCTGCTGCTGATGGTGCCGGGCCTCGTCTCGGACGCGGCCGGGCTGCTGTGCCTGTTCCCGCCGACGGCCGCGCTGCTGCGGCGCGGCACGGAGCGGGCGCTGTCCCGCGGGGAGATCGGGGAGGCGCTGCGGCAGGCGCGCAGCGCGGAGGAGCAGGTGCGGATGCACCGGCCGGACGGAAAGGTCGTCCAGGGCGAGGTCATCCGGGACGACGACGCGGGCGGCGCACCGCCCCGCGACTGA
- a CDS encoding endonuclease, whose translation MSRKHEDVAHALLERHGRTYASEAGITLRDTPQPLYQVLVLSHLLSARIKAGIAVASARALFDAGMRDARRMAEATWQQRVDALGKGGYRRYDERTSTQLGDGAELLRDRYGGDLRRVREAGKSEVPGLLREFPGIGPSGVDIFLREVQGLWPEFAPYFGAKAQDGAEKLGLPRSVDRLARLASGPDLPRLAAGLVRVALDDEAGAEVRELAGAGAGAR comes from the coding sequence ATGAGCAGGAAGCACGAGGACGTGGCACACGCGCTGCTCGAGCGGCACGGACGCACCTACGCGTCCGAGGCGGGCATCACGCTGCGGGACACGCCCCAGCCGCTGTACCAGGTGCTGGTGCTCTCGCACCTGTTGAGCGCGCGGATCAAGGCGGGCATCGCCGTGGCGTCTGCGCGCGCGCTGTTCGACGCGGGCATGCGCGACGCGCGCCGGATGGCCGAGGCCACCTGGCAGCAGCGCGTGGACGCGCTGGGCAAGGGCGGCTACCGGCGCTACGACGAGCGGACGTCCACCCAGCTCGGCGACGGCGCCGAGCTGCTCCGCGACCGGTACGGCGGCGATCTGCGGCGCGTACGGGAGGCCGGGAAGAGCGAAGTGCCCGGGCTGCTGCGGGAGTTCCCCGGGATCGGCCCGTCCGGGGTCGACATCTTCCTGCGCGAAGTGCAGGGCCTGTGGCCCGAGTTCGCGCCGTACTTCGGCGCCAAGGCGCAGGACGGCGCGGAGAAGCTGGGGCTGCCCCGCTCGGTCGACCGGCTCGCGCGGCTGGCGTCCGGGCCGGACCTGCCCCGGCTGGCGGCGGGGCTGGTCCGGGTCGCGCTGGACGACGAGGCCGGTGCGGAGGTACGGGAGTTGGCCGGGGCCGGCGCCGGGGCGCGCTGA
- a CDS encoding acyl-CoA dehydrogenase family protein produces MPEFGPQPVERELPTEEARDLLALVRELVQREIRPTAGEEEETGRFPREIFRLLSESGLLSLPYESAYGGGDQPYEVYLQVVEELAAARLTVGLGTSVHTLACHALAEFGSKEQRAEHLPAMLGGGLLGAYCLSEPSSGSDAASLRTRATRDGDDWVIEGSKAWITHGGLADFYTVLARTGAPGARGISAFLVPGDAPALTSAEPERKMGLRGSPTAQVHFDGVRVPADRRIGDEGQGFAIALSALESGRLGIAACAVGLAQAALDEALTYLAERKQFGRPLADFQGLRFMVADMATQIETGRALYLAAARRRDAGKPFSRQAAMAKLFCTDAAMRITTDAVQLLGGYGYTTDFPVERFMRDAKCLQIVEGTNQIQRMVIARDLLGPESD; encoded by the coding sequence GGTCCAGCGCGAGATCAGGCCAACCGCGGGCGAGGAGGAGGAGACGGGGCGGTTCCCCCGGGAGATCTTCCGGCTGCTCTCCGAGTCCGGGCTGCTGAGCCTGCCCTACGAGTCCGCGTACGGCGGCGGCGACCAGCCGTACGAGGTCTACCTCCAGGTCGTCGAGGAGCTCGCCGCCGCCCGGCTCACCGTCGGCCTCGGTACCAGCGTGCACACGCTCGCCTGCCACGCCCTCGCCGAGTTCGGCAGCAAGGAGCAGCGCGCCGAGCACCTGCCCGCGATGCTCGGCGGGGGCCTCCTCGGCGCGTACTGCCTCTCCGAGCCCTCGTCCGGTTCCGACGCCGCCTCGCTGCGCACCCGCGCCACCCGCGACGGCGACGACTGGGTCATCGAGGGCAGCAAGGCGTGGATCACCCACGGCGGCCTCGCCGACTTCTACACTGTCCTCGCCCGCACCGGCGCCCCGGGCGCGCGCGGCATCAGCGCGTTCCTGGTGCCCGGCGACGCCCCCGCGCTGACCTCCGCCGAGCCCGAACGCAAGATGGGCCTGCGCGGATCACCCACCGCCCAGGTGCACTTCGACGGCGTACGGGTGCCCGCGGACCGCCGCATCGGTGACGAGGGCCAGGGCTTCGCCATCGCCCTGTCCGCCCTCGAGTCGGGCCGCCTGGGCATCGCCGCCTGCGCTGTCGGCCTCGCGCAGGCTGCCCTCGACGAGGCGCTCACGTACCTCGCCGAGCGCAAGCAGTTCGGCCGCCCGCTGGCCGACTTCCAGGGCCTGCGCTTCATGGTCGCGGACATGGCCACCCAGATCGAGACCGGCCGCGCGCTCTACCTCGCGGCGGCGCGGCGGCGCGACGCGGGGAAGCCGTTCTCGCGGCAGGCCGCGATGGCCAAGCTGTTCTGCACGGACGCGGCGATGCGGATCACCACGGACGCCGTACAGCTCCTCGGCGGCTACGGCTACACCACCGACTTCCCCGTCGAGCGCTTCATGCGGGACGCCAAGTGCCTGCAGATCGTCGAGGGCACCAACCAGATCCAGCGCATGGTCATCGCCCGCGACCTGCTCGGCCCGGAATCCGACTGA
- a CDS encoding Lrp/AsnC family transcriptional regulator yields the protein MEELDRQIVELLVKDGRMSYTDLGKATGLSTSAVHQRVRRLEQRGVVRGYAAIVDPEAVGLPITAFISVKPFDPSAPDDIAERLAEVPEIEACHSVAGDENYILKVRVATPLELEDLLARIRSLSGVSTRTTVVLSTPYEARPPRI from the coding sequence GTGGAGGAGTTGGATCGACAAATCGTGGAATTGCTCGTCAAGGACGGGCGGATGAGCTACACCGACCTGGGCAAGGCCACCGGCCTGTCCACCTCGGCGGTGCACCAGCGCGTGCGCCGCCTGGAACAGCGCGGTGTCGTCCGCGGCTATGCGGCGATCGTCGATCCGGAAGCGGTGGGACTGCCGATCACGGCGTTCATCTCCGTGAAGCCGTTCGACCCGAGCGCACCCGACGACATCGCCGAACGCCTCGCGGAAGTCCCCGAGATCGAGGCGTGCCACAGCGTGGCGGGCGACGAGAACTACATCCTCAAGGTGCGCGTCGCCACCCCGCTCGAACTCGAGGACCTGCTGGCGCGCATCCGTTCGCTGTCCGGCGTCTCCACCCGTACGACGGTGGTGCTCTCCACGCCGTACGAGGCCCGGCCGCCGCGCATCTGA
- a CDS encoding polyprenol monophosphomannose synthase, whose translation MSHSGQQRRYEPLGTVLVIIPTYNEADNIQSVVGRVRSAVPEAHVLIADDNSPDGTGKIADELAADDEHIQVLHRRGKEGLGVAYLAGFKWGIEHGYGVLVEMDADGSHQPEELPRLLTALKGADLALGSRWVPGGRIVNWPKHREFISRGGSTYSRLLLDVPIRDLTGGYRAFRKETLEGLGMDAVASQGYCFQVDLAHRAYRAGYHVVEVPITFVERERGDSKMSRDIFAEALWRVTAWGVSRRVKKLLGHRHT comes from the coding sequence GTGAGTCACAGCGGACAGCAGCGGCGGTACGAGCCGCTCGGCACGGTCCTCGTGATCATCCCGACGTACAACGAGGCCGACAACATCCAGTCGGTCGTGGGACGGGTGCGCTCCGCGGTCCCCGAGGCCCACGTGCTGATCGCGGACGACAACAGCCCGGACGGCACCGGCAAGATCGCCGACGAGCTCGCCGCCGACGACGAGCACATCCAGGTGCTCCACCGGCGCGGCAAGGAAGGGCTGGGCGTCGCCTACCTCGCCGGGTTCAAGTGGGGCATCGAGCACGGCTACGGCGTGCTGGTCGAGATGGACGCCGACGGCTCGCACCAGCCCGAGGAGCTGCCCCGGCTGCTCACCGCGCTCAAGGGCGCCGACCTCGCCCTGGGCTCCCGCTGGGTCCCGGGCGGCCGGATCGTGAACTGGCCGAAGCACCGCGAGTTCATCTCGCGCGGCGGCAGCACGTACTCCCGGCTCCTCCTGGACGTGCCCATCCGCGACCTCACCGGCGGCTACCGCGCCTTCCGCAAGGAGACCCTCGAAGGGCTGGGCATGGACGCCGTCGCCTCCCAGGGCTACTGCTTCCAGGTCGACCTCGCGCACCGCGCGTACCGCGCCGGATACCACGTCGTGGAGGTCCCGATCACGTTCGTGGAACGGGAGCGCGGCGACTCCAAGATGAGCCGCGACATCTTCGCGGAGGCGCTGTGGCGGGTCACCGCCTGGGGCGTGAGCCGCCGTGTGAAGAAACTCCTCGGACACAGGCACACTTGA
- a CDS encoding YczE/YyaS/YitT family protein — MSSVRGRSGSRLTRRLVQLYVGLVLYGASAGLMVRAELGLDPWDVLHQGVAERTGLSIGTVAIIVGAAVLLLWVPMRQRPGLGTVSNVFLVGLSMDGALWLVPEPRAMAVRVPLLVFAVVLNGVATGLYISGRFGAGPRDGLMTGLHKLTGRSIRLVRTCIEIAVLATGFVLGGSAGAGTVLYALAIGPLSQFFLRIFAIPGPDGEPPVTASSVVARGGGQEGAEPAEREPERRAAGGAEERAAGT, encoded by the coding sequence GTGTCCAGTGTCAGGGGGCGGTCCGGTTCCCGGCTCACGCGCCGGCTCGTGCAGCTGTACGTGGGTCTCGTGCTGTACGGGGCGAGCGCGGGCCTCATGGTCCGGGCCGAGCTCGGACTGGACCCGTGGGACGTGCTCCACCAGGGCGTCGCGGAACGTACGGGGCTGTCCATCGGCACGGTCGCGATCATCGTCGGGGCCGCGGTGCTGCTGCTGTGGGTGCCGATGCGGCAGCGCCCGGGGCTGGGGACGGTCTCGAACGTGTTCCTCGTCGGCCTGTCCATGGACGGCGCGCTGTGGCTGGTGCCGGAGCCGCGGGCGATGGCGGTCCGCGTGCCGCTGCTGGTCTTCGCAGTGGTGCTGAACGGCGTGGCCACCGGCCTGTACATCTCGGGCCGCTTCGGGGCGGGCCCGCGCGACGGGCTGATGACCGGGCTGCACAAGCTCACCGGCCGCTCGATCCGGCTGGTGCGCACGTGCATCGAGATCGCGGTGCTGGCCACCGGGTTCGTCCTCGGCGGTTCGGCCGGCGCGGGCACGGTGCTGTACGCGCTGGCGATCGGCCCGCTGTCGCAGTTCTTCCTGCGGATCTTCGCCATACCGGGACCGGACGGGGAACCACCCGTGACCGCCTCCTCCGTGGTCGCGCGGGGCGGTGGCCAAGAGGGCGCGGAGCCCGCGGAACGGGAGCCGGAACGGCGGGCGGCAGGGGGTGCGGAGGAGCGCGCGGCGGGTACGTAA